The following coding sequences are from one Archocentrus centrarchus isolate MPI-CPG fArcCen1 chromosome 4, fArcCen1, whole genome shotgun sequence window:
- the nppc gene encoding C-type natriuretic peptide yields the protein MNLSYFVACGLMVTLLSVRMGAKPLTQAQQKSLRSLLGEELAELLESEEREKRLDAVRTRMRLLRDLRMDTRARGMWARLLNDQPANRKHKSGNKKGGSPPRSGCFGHKMDRIGTISGMGC from the exons ATGAACTTGTCATACTTTGTAGCGTGTGGACTTATGGTCACCTTGCTTTCAGTGAGGATGGGGGCAAAACCTTTAACACAGGCGCAGCAAAAG TCTCTTAGAAGTTTGCTGGGCGAGGAGCTGGCAGAGTTACTGGAGtcggaggagagggagaaacGGCTAGACGCTGTGCGTACTCGGATGCGGTTACTGCGCGATTTACGAATGGACACCCGGGCCAGAGGGATGTGGGCTCGTCTCCTCAACGATCAACcagcaaacaggaaacacaaatcGGGAAACAAGAAGGGTGGCTCCCCGCCACGGAGTGGCTGCTTCGGACACAAGATGGACAGGATAGGCACCATCAGCGGAATGGGATGCTAG
- the ncl gene encoding LOW QUALITY PROTEIN: nucleolin (The sequence of the model RefSeq protein was modified relative to this genomic sequence to represent the inferred CDS: inserted 6 bases in 5 codons; deleted 5 bases in 4 codons), whose product MVKLAKAAISSSEEKGSSTPKEVEEESSEEDSSDEEEEAPPPKVVKKATAKATKVVGNGTPAKKAESEDXDDDDEESSEEEAPPPKKTPAKSTPAKPTPAKAAPAKAEESDDDDDDDESEEEAPPPKKAAKPAAKPAAKSAAKPPEKAPPAKEPSDDEDDDDDEEMIQKEEAPPPKKATPAKPAAKPAAKPAAKAKPAKESSEEDDDDDEDDSEEEMDTTPAPVAPRQKKAGMVKAKEESEEEEDEDEDDDDEEEEEDEEEEKAPVTPGKRKAESQKXTLHCQKAKSDGQVFSLYVGNLNSSKDFDEIKTSLRKFFSKNSLEITDVRLGGTKKFGYVDFASEEDLQKGLELSGKKVMGQEVKLERARTKEGSQDSKKEKDARTLFVKNLPFSATADDLREIFKDAVEIRVPPGQNTSNKGIAYIEFKTEADAERMMEEAQGSEVQGRSSSLTTLEEKSHMGARVAASEAVSKXLVVNNLSSAQQRMCLQSTFEKAVSIRVPQRDGRPKGFAFVEFENADDAKDALENFNNTEIEGDQXQTEYSQSRDWNRGNSGPTKTLFVKGLSEDTTEETLKDAFDCAVAARIVTDRETGSSKGFGFVDFSNEDDCKXAKEAMEDGEIDGSKVTLDYAKPKGDGGFRGGRGGGGFGGGFGGRGGGRGGRGGFGGRGGRGRGGPRGGGRGGGRGGFGGGRGGGGGFGGKPQGKKSSLMTKALVFYILKGLWLHPFQSFWTFHKAVIGIYLTLNGHFCPLFRPLRPSTPICARMVLLTFSA is encoded by the exons ATGGTGAAGTTAGCAAAG gcaGCAATAAGCAGCTCAGAAGAAAAAGGCTCCTCCACCCCTAAAGAAGTGGAGGAGGAATCCAGTGAAGAGGACAGCAgtgatgaggaagaagag GCTCCTCCACCTAAAGTGGTGAAAAAAGCT ACAGCTAAAGCCACAAAAGTTGTTGGGAATGGCACTCCTGCTAAAAAAGCAGAAAGTGAAg gagatgatgatgatg AGGAGTCATCTGAGGAGGAGGCTCCCCCACCAAAGAAGACACCTGCAAAATCAACTCCAGCTAAACCAACACCAGCTAAGGCCGCTCCAGCAAAAGCAGAGgagtctgatgatgatgatgatgatg ATGAGTCAGAAGAGGAGGCCCCACCACCCAAGAAAGCAGCCAAGCCAGCAGCTAAACCAGCTGCTAAATCTGCAGCCAAGCCACCAGAGAAGGCTCCGCCTGCAAAGGAGCCctctgatgatgaggatgacgaCGACGATGAGGAA ATGATTCAGAAAGAGGAAGCCCCACCCCCAAAGAAGGCTACTCCAGCTAAACCAGCTGCAAAGCCTGCTGCCAAGCCAGCAGCAAAGGCTAAGCCTGCT AAAGAGTCAtctgaagaagatgatgatgatgacgaagATG actctgaagaggaaatggacaCTACTCCTGCTCCAGTAGCC CCAAGGCAAAAGAAAGCAGGCATGGTTAAGGCCAAGGAAGAgtcggaggaggaggaggacgaggacgaggacgatgacgatgaggaggaggaggaagacgagGAAGAAGAAA AAGCACCAGTCACACCTGGAAAGAGGAAGGCAGAGAGCCAAA GGACACTCCACTGCCAAAAGGCAAAGTCGGATGGACAGG TGTTTTCTCTGTACGTCGGAAACTTGAACTCGAGCAAAGATTTTGACGAGATCAAAACTTCACTGAGGAAGTTTTTCTCCAAGAACAGCCTAGAGATCACTGACGTCCGGTTAGGAGGAACCAA GAAATTTGGCTATGTGGACTTTGCGTCTGAGGAGGACCTGCAGAAGGGCCTGGAGCTCAGTGGCAAAAAGGTAATGGGCCAGGAGGTGAAACTGGAAAGGGCCCGGACCAAAGAAGGCTCACAAGACAGCAAAAAAG AAAAGGATGCTCGGACACTGTTTGTAAAGAACCTTCCCTTCTCCGCGACGGCAGATGACCTGAGAGAGATCTTTAAAGATGCAGTAGAGATCCGGGTACCCCCTGGCCAGAATACTTCAAACAAAGG tatTGCCTACATAGAGTTCAAAACTGAGGCTGATGCAGAAAGGATGATGGAAGAGGCCCAGGGATCTGAAGTACAGGGGAGGTCATCATCATTGACTACACTGGAGGAGAAGAGCCATATGGGAGCCAGAGTTGCAG cATCTGAAGCAGTCAGCA AACTGGTCGTGAATAATCTCTCTTCAGCGCAACAGAGGATGTGCCTGCAGTCCACATTTGAGAAAGCCGTCTCTATTAGGGTTCCACAGAGAGATGGCAGACCCAAAGG TTTTGCTTTTGTAGAGTTTGAGAACGCTGATGATGCTAAGGACGCTCTAGAAAACTTCAACAACACAGAAATTGAAGGCGATCA TCAGACTGAGTATAGCCAGAGCAGAGATTGGAACAGGGGAAACTCAG GTCCAACAAAAACCCTGTTTGTTAAGGGTCTGTCTGAGGACACGACGGAAGAGACCCTCAAGGACGCCTTTGATTGTGCTGTAGCAGCCAGGATAGTTACAGACAGAGAAACAGGATCATCTAAAGG CTTTGGCTTTGTCGACTTCAGCAATGAGGACGACTGCA CAGCTAAAGAGGCAATGGAGGATGGCGAGATTGATGGCAGCAAGGTGACTCTGGACTACGCCAAGCCTAAGGGTGACGGTGGCTTCCGCGGAGGTCGAGGTGGTGGAGGCTTTGGCGGAGGCTTTGGCGGGCGCGGTGGCGGCAGAGGAGGCCGTGGCGGTTTTGGTGGTCGTggtggaagaggaagaggaggtccTCGTGGAGGTGGACGCGGAGGCGGACGTGGTGGTTTTGGAG GTGGAAGAGGAGGCGGCGGTGGATTTGGAGGCAAACCCCAGGGGAAGAAATCAAGTTTGATGACTAAAGCTTTAgtcttttacattttgaaagGACTCTGGTTGCATCCATTTCAGAGCTTTTGGACATTCCACAAAGCCGTCATTGGTATATATTTAACTCTTAATGGGCATTTTTGCCCTTTATTTAGACCCCTCAGACCTTCCACACCCATTTGTGCCAGAATGGTACTTCTGACCTTTTCAGCTTAA
- the b3gnt7 gene encoding LOW QUALITY PROTEIN: UDP-GlcNAc:betaGal beta-1,3-N-acetylglucosaminyltransferase 7 (The sequence of the model RefSeq protein was modified relative to this genomic sequence to represent the inferred CDS: inserted 2 bases in 2 codons; deleted 2 bases in 1 codon) — MNSRDRWKVYKGVSVMFFLAVVALTVVQRGSISMGLFQLERQTLMNAAQGEGFIAALGEKTDSYKGIKNFWKSGNYQSQPKALTAPWELRIPENGSPRTWDVTSSNCSANFNFSSQGWFKNLEENFKQFLLYRHCRYFPMTLNHPEKCAGDVNLLMVIKSVATQHDRREVIRKTWGKEQAVHGKRIKTLFLLGKPSNEAERANHQKLVEYEDFIYKDILQWDFLDSFFNLTLKETHFLRWFHIYCPNVNYVFKGDDDVFVSVNNIFEYLENTKHGKNLFVGDVIFNAKPIRKKENKYYVPQALYSKTHYPPYAGGGGFLMSGSLVSRLHWAANILELYPXDDVFLGMCLEVLQITPIKHNAFKTFGLVKNKSSKLNREPCFXKNMIVVHKLLPSDLLHMWNLVNRDLVCSQRFKIL, encoded by the exons ATGAATAGCAGAGATCGTTGGAAGGTATATAAAGGGGTGAGTGTCATGTTTTTCCTGGCTGTGGTTGCGCTGACTGTTGTCCAGAGAGGGAGCATCAGCATGGGGCTC TTTCAGCTGGAGAGGCAAACTCTTATGAATGCTGCTCAGGGAGAAGGATTTATAGCTGCTCTTGGAGAGAAAACTGACTCATACAAGGGGATAAAAAATTTCTGGAAGTCTGGCAACTATCAGTCACAGCCTAAAGCTCTGACAGCCCCATGGGAGCTCAGAATCCCTGAAAACGGGAGTCCCAGAACTTGGGATGTAACCAGTTCCAACTGTAGTGCCAATTTCAACTTTTCTAGCCAGGGGTGGTTCAAGAACTTGGAGGAAAATTTCAAGCAATTTTTGCTTTATCGACATTGCCGATATTTCCCTATGACCCTCAACCACCCAGAGAAGTGTGCAGGGGATGTGAATCTGCTGATGGTGATCAAATCAGTGGCCACTCAGCACGACCGCAGGGAGGTCATCCGAAAAACATGGGGCAAAGAGCAGGCAGTGCACGGCAAAAGGATAAAGACCCTCTTCCTTCTCGGTAAGCCCTCCAATGAGGCAGAAAGAGCAAACCATCAGAAACTTGTGGAGTATGAAGACTTCATCTACAAGGATATTCTCCAGTGGGACTTCTTAGACAGCTTCTTCAACCTGACGCTCAAGGAGACCCATTTCCTTAGGTGGTTCCATATTTACTGCCCCAACGTGAACTATGTCTTCAAGGGGGATGATGATGTATTTGTCAGTGTGAATAACATTTTTGAATACTTGGAAAACACCAAGCATGGAAAGAACCTATTTGTTGGGGATGTGATTTTCAACGCTAAGCCCATTCGTAAAAAGGAGAACAAATACTATGTCCCCCAAGCTTTGTATAGTAAGACACACTACCCTCCATATGCAGGTGGAGGGGGTTTTCTGATGAGTGGGAGTCTTGTGAGTAGGCTTCACTGGGCCGCAAACATTCTGGAGCTTTACC TTGATGATGTCTTTTTGGGCATGTGTCTGGAGGTGCTTCAGATCACTCCTATTAAACACAACGCCTTTAAGACGTTTGGCCTGGTGAAAAATAAGAGCAGCAAGTTGAACCGGGAACCTTGCT TTAAGAACATGATTGTGGTGCACAAGCTGCTCCCGTCAGACCTCCTGCACATGTGGAATCTGGTCAACAGAGACCTAGTCTGCTCACAAAGGTTCAAGATCCTATAG